The Notolabrus celidotus isolate fNotCel1 chromosome 23, fNotCel1.pri, whole genome shotgun sequence region ACCAAACGGAAACAGTCAATCTTTATGaggatggtctggtttgcttttgcagctgataaagaaacatcagttttcatttcagtctgtttcttaaccaactaaaaactcctcacaggagctttaagcagaGTTCTTAGTTACTTGAGCCTCGCTGAATGAGTTCCTAATACTGCCATAGTCTTATTTGACAAGACAAGTTTATTTTAAAGCCCTATTTATACATGAAGCAATTCAGAACTGTCAAAAGCAggagattaaaaacattaagagtaataaagtaaatatgacactgagcaaaaacaacaaagtaaatACTGTTTACTATTACTATTcagaaattagattaaaaaacacaggaaaatatATGGCATTAAAGCCCCTGTagggagtttttatctggttatgaaactgactgaaattcATACTAATGCATCTGAATGGgctacaaaaacagacatgaccatCACCAACAAGACTGAACAAAGCTACACTTTAATTTTCTATGCCTGTAACTGTttagagggggtaggtgtcagaccctGTGATAGACAGCACCCTGAAGAAACACCATTTTAACTCTTTTCATCACAAACAGCATTTGCGATTGAAATTTTTAActgttcagatttttttttgtctgaaaacaaaacGAGCATATGTAAAggaaaaaatcagcaaagagatgagaggtatcaGTTTATCCAcagccaaaatcaacacaaacagaaagtccaAAACAGGATCTTTGAGCTAAGATAAGACATTCAcatacaaaacatacaaaagtacaacatcaataatcaatcaaataaataagTGGTGATTAAATTGAAAGTTTAAGTAGATAAAAAAGCGATTGAACTAAAGGGAAAgcagcaataaataaaaatgtttatatatAATTATTCTGCCACATTTTGGAGAAATCACAATTTAACTTCCTCACATTCATTTGACATCTGCAATAACTTGTAACACTGCAAATTATTACTTTGTATATGCCAATTTTCAACTTATAAATTTATGAATTTGTTTATAATTTCTATGATCTTAATGTAGCGCAGGATTCTGTTTACATCAGTGGTGATAATAACCAGAAACACACTTCAAAGAGATAATGAAATatgtcaacatttaaaaagcTCAGTAATGTCaacttttttaacacttttaaatTTTACTTTGAGTATCTTTGTGCTGTTTTGAATTCAAGGCATTTAAAAATTATGTTAATGATGCATTattgtgactttaatctgagtAAAGAATCTGAATACTTTTTCAAAGACGAACAGCTTCAGATGTACAAGTTGGAGGTAACTTTCAGTCACAGTGCTCATCTGGACACCAAACCTCAGTGTGTTTGCGTACTCACGTCTCACAGCAACCCACTCCAACAGGGTGCAGACAGGTGCACTGCATACATGCATTGTCCATCCAGGATTCCCCAAGAGCGTACTGCCTCCCCTCGAACTCACACTGAGCTGCAAACACACgaaagcaaagataaataaaaaagttagaGGTACTCGACTTATTTAGTTTTGAAAACATCCAATGACAGTTTTCAGTCTCACCTTTGGAGTTGAAGTGGCACTCCATGGGAGCTGCAAACCCCACACTGCTCCACAGAAGAAACCCTGCAGCTGCAAGCACCCAGTTCACCCTGAAGAGctccatcttcatcttcatcttcattctGGTTTGGTCagcctctgcttcctcttctttcttttgctcctttatttatacatccTGAGGTTTTACGGCCGCGGCGTGGAGGTGGGGTTAAAGCGGCGTCATGTGGCCGAAGAAGGTGCCATCCACTGGGGAACGAGGAGGTGGTGGTTTCTGTGTAGGGGGGGGTATCAAAAGAAGGGGGTCTTGGCAGAGTTTTGGCACTCTGGAGATCACCTCGCTGCGCTTCAGTGGGCATGAGCCTCTGAACAGATAGAAACAATGACACATCCATGTGGTGACTAATAGAGGTGAGATGGAGGGCAGAGAAAGTGGGATGGGATGGAATTATCAAACATGATTCATCACCGTTCAACCTCTCATTTGGTTTTTTGGTCCTGGCCGTGGTCCAGAAGCTGCagattttaataaaacacatgTAAACCATACGCCAGATCACTGATCTGTGACAGGATGAGTCATTATATACATTAAATACAACAGTGGAGAAACATAAGATTTAGTATGAATGTTTTCATACAAAGTAAAAGGAGTTCAAGAATGGTTTGATGATACAACAGAAGAACAACACCTCCTGAATCTTCATACATGGTAGTCTGTATTCAATACATGTATATGTAATAGTGCTGCTGGGGCctgctgtgacctctgaccccatcAACCTCAGCTGTATTAGCTCATATCAATGCATCATTATCTCCAGGCTGTGACCTCATCTGAGTTCTATTAGACATGTAGGACGAAGAACCATTCAAGGATGTAAAAATATTTGtgaagtttaatatttaatttgtctttttatgCAGAGTTCAGATGATGGTGGGTACATCAGTTTGACTTTTAAAGTTCAAACATGTTGGTCAATTTTTTGGCACCCAGCAGAAATGTAGTGCCctggccaagcagcaacctcaaagAACCCATTAACACACATGTAACGATATGCAGCcaaacagcagaattaaacatgtttacattctgGTATAAGCTTTCCAGTTATTGCGCTAAACTGAATCAAGCTAGACTAGGCTAACCAGCTTctgacttaaagctagggttggtagtcatggaaaactagcatgaatttgaatgtagcatttcctcaggactccgtctaacccctacCCCCTTccccaaaacgacgcccccgctcacatgtacgagcgccgctgattcgcgaccatatgatcgtgactgattcaaaaccggtcctcagcacatcgctTGTGTTTTGctctacgtcaactcatgtctcactcagcggtaagaacattcaaacattctcttagttaaagttaaaaacacaaacaaacatgaaatgtacactttgcaggaggcgggcagaacggccggacgggatttgattggtttcataatttggcttcTGATGgtagggattggttggtgttttcccaggtttactccggctgtagatagcggcttatttccgctctttttttaagaacacattatgtattgattgccatcgggacataaagatcattttaaccagtaaaacaaaaagtgtatctaaatctgactaccaaccccagctttaagcaaaTAATAGATCTTCTTAACTAAAAGGAGTCATATTTCTGCGGCACATAAAGCTTTTTCTTTAAAGATATGTTCTAAAGCAACTGTACTGTGATTTATacctgattttttaaaaataaaaactataaaaaagaAGGATATATTCAAACAAACATATTATCTTAAAGACCCCTGTAAACTACTTCCAAGCACAGATTTAAGGGTCATTTTTCTACACTTTGATACCTAAATCAATCACAGAAGTATATGaattatacattttctgtaggatatacatttttatttatttgcattaatTGTATTATTCTACATATTCTGTATTTTGCATTGTACTCTACTCTTTTTTACTATTCTAGGTTAATTTATGTGAATATGTTTGTTTCTTGGCTGTTCAGGCATCCAAGTGTTTCGCTCTGCTTCATATGATATATATCAGCATATGTGACCAATACAATTTGAATTtataatttgaatttaaagagaACATTTCATCTATCCATCCCAAAAGTCCATTATCCATCAGACTCTATTTTACTGTGGGTGGAGTTCATCTCTGTtgaatctttgtgtttttcctcatAAGGTCATCCCAACCCCTCTAAAAGAAAAgtatcagaaatataaaatgtgaGCTGACAGTGCAGCGCAGCATCACCGGGCCAACAAAACATTAGCTCATGTTCTTCCGTTAGTTTTGTTATCTGCAGTTTGAGGTATCAGATCATAGGAAAAACCCTCTCAGCCCATCAGAGGAGACCTCTGAGTGTCATAATGTGGCGCTTTACGTGCATTTCCTCTGATACCTACCGCAGCAGTCGGAGCATTAGTAGGTTCTGCTCATCGGTCAGAGGTGCTGCTTTATTCATTTGTATGACTCACTGCTGCCACTTCAAACTGAACAGTGTTTCTATGAAGACTGGGGATCAAACACAGTTAGCATTAATACTATAAATGTACAGGTGATGATGGATATGACACACCTGATGGGTCTCAGGCTCCACTTCCCTCCTTATTGACTGATGATGTTTTCTTAGAGGATGTTCTAATAGGAGATGATCTTcttctttgagttcagctcaggTTCTGCTCTCCCCttaagtgtctgtgtgttgaCGTGACTTCACACCATGATTTGACAGCCGGTTGTCGTCATTGCTGATGAACAGGGTGGGCCTCATCAAAACAAAAGATGAGGATTTTCCTGTCACACGCCTGCTGCCCTTCACGGATGTGCAGTTAATTGGTGACAAGTGCGTTTTAATTTGAGAGAACGTTCTGTTCAGATGTTCTCGGGCCTGTCatcatgttttagagctttAAAGAGAGGGTTGTTTTTGTTGGGATTCACATGGTACCAGTGGTGCTAGTGTACCATAAAAGGCCAGAAAAGTTCAGCTGTAAAGTGATCTTCCTTTGATGCAATTATTTCTAATGTTTAAGTGATAAGTAAGCGGTGTTTGctctccccccaaaaaagattTACATAAGGAGTTTTTGTGCAAAACAGTGAAAATATACAAGAAGTATAAAAAGCAGTAAGTATACAAAAAAGTCAAGCTGTCATAAATGTACAACAGAAGGGTAAGATTATTATATACACACAAAAATGACATTTAATCCCCTCTTATTTGGGGAGATAAATGTAGTACAGCTGCGAATAAAGCAATTCTGCTttacagaaaacatttaaaatcaccGAATAGAAGAAATagccctttacaaataaatacaaatttactGACTTTTTGGATGCTTTCAGTCTTTaaattgctttttcttttcttttatttcccattgacacattacaaaaagattaaaacacagtAAAAAGGAAAATCATTGGACTTGAATCCTGACACAGAAGTTTCGTGTTATGGATTAATAATTGTATagatgctgtttttttattatttttcatgccagTCAAAGTTACACATTTTatcgtgattttttttttttttttcactcttcggCTCGGCActattttgtcctgtatgttgtggatatgtgttgttaaaaattcaaaatccaataaaacttgagtcataaaaaataattgtataGATGCAATTCCAATTCCAGATATtgcaaaatacaacaacatttcataaaacacgATGACATTACGGACCCAAAGACAATAGGAAGATTAAATTCAGTGGTGGGTCATATTGTCCTGaagacaaaatatatatattattttcaattttccgtcacatggaacaaacatcatgtggattcatattacactcagctatcagggagatgttttaagtttaaagcatgttttgatgtgaatcagctgttaaaggtgttgcacacagcggagacgctcagctgggggctgcggctgagttaCAGGTCTCCACGttcgctttttaaagaggaacaCTAATGATcagcaactgctgccaacaacgacacggacaggAAGgatgacaactttaaacaggacatttcccctcctttggatacaaagccaacagactggttaGAATTGCtagtacactatgtttgcagaccagcaacatcaacgtctgagcttttctgcagctggactgattacgACCTTGTTGCgttcccggctgacacctgaccgcgtacacggttatttttctcaataagaacgagtaggtagaaaactggacactgtgagtcagaagcacttttctgttagtattatgagccttaaCATTATAAGATTATGTTCGcggaatatttttatgagcttgatcgttgatattcagtgttaaacatgttgtacccgtattcaataccgtcaattatatgcattttgttgctgtagaaaatataatttagggggaaaaaaacgtatttggccaTGTTTTTGACgcaagaataataatgtttttattattgattaatcgataattgatcattaacattttccTAATATccatcatggaaaatacttaaaatgtacatccaacatttcacaaaatacaacaacatatatatgttgttgtattttgtgaaatgttgtgtagttttttcttaaatattGTATTGTTGTTCCCTTCAGGTCCATCGTAATAAACTACTATAAAGCTTTAATATGGTCAGAAGCTCCCACTGTATGCTTCGTCAACATTACATTAATGGATGCACTGCCCCTTTAAATCGTAAACTTCCGCCCTCCTGTACTTCCTCCTTGGTCCTATCAGGCTCGATCAATCGATACACGTCACAATGATCGCCTCCTCAGAGTAGTCGATCCCTCTGCATCGACGATCGGCTGCTCTGGCCTGGCTGTACATCTCGGTTtctgctgtgttgttgtgtagctatcaaaaacatcaaatcatgCCCGGTTAGACAGCCCTTAAAATAATGTCTTTACCGTGAACGCAGGCACATCAAGTTACCTTTTTAAACTTGTGTACAGCCTGATACTGTAGCTCTCCGTGTGAGTAgtattttatttgaaacagGCTTCTGAGAAGTATTGTTGTGCTGAGCCGAGGCCTTGTCGCAAACCTGACCACTCGCAAAGTCTCAAATACCCGTCCGGGATTTCATGTTGAAGTCGTCAGGGTTTTGGTTTAATCTTAGTGTTTCCCCGTCGGAAGATGGACACTGATAAATTCAACTATGCTTACAGCTGTGACCTGGACATCAACGTTCAACTTAAGATGTAAGTTTTGGACTTACTGCTTCGCTTTTGGTCAAGCGGTGTAACTAATCTATCTTGTGACTTGACAGGATgctcgctgtgtgtgtgtgtgagtgagtgtgagtgtgagggtgttaaacagctgctgtgtctcgttgttttatgtttttgggaCTTTCTGCTTCGACTACGTGAATATGGACTATTTGTGCATAACATTTTAATGAAGTAGTTTAGTAACatgatacaaacactgagtcagGTGTTATAACGAGTCAATGGAGATTTGTTTCTCCTGTGTGGGT contains the following coding sequences:
- the msmp gene encoding prostate-associated microseminoprotein; translated protein: MKMKMKMELFRVNWVLAAAGFLLWSSVGFAAPMECHFNSKAQCEFEGRQYALGESWMDNACMQCTCLHPVGVGCCETLHRPVDFPAWCQVRVEPVTCKVTLVQTADPRLPCTPGVDMLDPSHGSLHLQQNLEG